Proteins encoded by one window of Haematobia irritans isolate KBUSLIRL chromosome 2, ASM5000362v1, whole genome shotgun sequence:
- the RpS8 gene encoding ribosomal protein S8: protein MGISRDSAHKRRATGGKRKSLRKKRKFELGRPAANTKLGGCRVHTVRTRGGNSKFRALRLENGNFAWASEGIARKTRIADVVYNASNNELVRTQTLVKNTIVVIDATPFRQWYESHYVLPLGRKRNPKQQQKEDDNDVLTKKRSEKTMKKYLERQKYAKVEQALEDQFVSGRILACISSRPGQCGRADGYILEGKELEFYLKKINSKK from the exons ATGG GTATTAGCCGCGATAGTGCTCATAAGCGCCGGGCCACTGGTGGTAAACGCAAGTCTCTACGCAAGAAGCGTAAGTTCGAGTTGGGACGTCCAGCTGCCAACACCAAG TTGGGTGGATGCCGCGTTCACACTGTGAGAACCCGTGGTGGTAACTCAAAATTCCGTGCACTCCGTCTTGAAAACGGTAACTTTGCCTGGGCTTCCGAAGGTATTGCCCGCAAGACTCGCATTGCTGATGTTGTCTACAATGCTTCCAACAATGAATTGGTCCGTACACAAACTTTGGTCAAGAACACAATTGTTGTCATTGATGCCACTCCCTTCCGTCAGTGGTATGAATCCCACTATGTTTTGCCTTTGGGTCGTAAACGTAACcctaagcaacaacaaaaagagGATGACAACGATGTCCTCACCAAGAAGCGCAGCGAAAAGACCATGAAGAAATATCTGGAACGTCAGAAATACGCCAAAGTTGAACAAGCTTTGGAGGATCAATTCGTCTCTGGTCGTATCTTAG CCTGCATCTCATCTCGCCCCGGCCAATGTGGTCGTGCCGATGGTTACATCTTGGAAGGCAAAGAATTGGAATTCTATCTTAAGAAAATCAATtccaagaaataa